One genomic window of Halorubrum hochsteinianum includes the following:
- a CDS encoding glyoxalase/bleomycin resistance/dioxygenase family protein: MTGIVFHATERRDAVVEFYRDRLTATVRLEQPDCTILEFDGFLFGFCERAEADDCGILTFVYPDRDGVDAARDRLGDAVVEEPRENETYDIYQCFARDPEGRTVECQAFLDDAVDIE; encoded by the coding sequence GTGACCGGAATCGTCTTCCACGCGACGGAGCGACGCGACGCGGTCGTCGAGTTCTACCGCGACCGGCTGACCGCGACGGTGCGGCTCGAACAGCCGGACTGTACGATACTGGAGTTCGACGGCTTCCTGTTCGGCTTCTGCGAGCGCGCCGAGGCCGACGACTGCGGCATCCTCACCTTCGTCTACCCCGACCGAGACGGGGTGGACGCCGCACGGGACCGGCTCGGCGACGCGGTCGTGGAGGAGCCGCGGGAGAACGAGACGTACGACATTTACCAGTGTTTCGCCCGGGACCCCGAGGGCCGGACCGTCGAGTGTCAGGCGTTCCTCGACGACGCCGTCGACATCGAGTAG
- a CDS encoding DUF7543 family protein, whose translation MSWSLEREDGTVTEWERSDGYATVRLRERADGGFVVRLDVMEQAADESAYERERFDDAEAAAERAAAWRDAHDLDE comes from the coding sequence ATGAGCTGGTCGCTGGAGCGCGAGGACGGCACGGTCACCGAGTGGGAGCGGTCGGACGGCTACGCGACGGTCAGACTGCGCGAGCGCGCGGACGGCGGCTTCGTCGTCCGCCTCGACGTGATGGAGCAGGCGGCCGACGAGTCGGCCTACGAGCGCGAGCGGTTCGACGACGCCGAGGCGGCCGCGGAGCGGGCGGCCGCGTGGCGCGACGCCCACGACCTCGACGAGTGA
- a CDS encoding aminopeptidase P family protein, giving the protein MTDDAHAGGSTAGETTAEGTTGPYERRRERAARRLDAVDAAGLVAFPSRNLQYLTGFAEEPGERHFFLVVPAASAADPSPALLVPALYETQVREATDVAEVRTWSDGDDPVAATRDLLADRGLDGGRLLVDDTMWARFSQDLRAAAPGATWGLASEALADLRVRKDEAELAALREAAAVADAVVEDLRELGADAVGMTEAELADRIADRLAARGGRGVSFETVVAAGENGAKPHHGHGDREVRAGEPVVLDFGTRVDGYPSDQTRTLVFGGEPPEEYREVHEVVREAQAAGVEAVEPGVPASAVDRAAREVIEAAGYGDAFVHRTGHGVGLEVHEEPYLVAGNDRRLEPGMVCSVEPGIYLDGRFGCRIEDLVVVTEDGCERLNRTDRGWETGGESGGSSAR; this is encoded by the coding sequence GTGACCGACGACGCACACGCGGGCGGGTCGACGGCGGGAGAGACGACGGCGGAAGGGACGACCGGACCGTACGAGCGGCGGCGCGAGCGGGCCGCGCGGCGGCTCGACGCGGTCGACGCCGCGGGGCTGGTGGCGTTCCCGAGCCGGAACCTCCAGTACCTCACCGGCTTCGCCGAGGAGCCGGGCGAGCGGCACTTCTTCCTCGTGGTTCCGGCGGCGAGCGCCGCGGACCCGAGCCCGGCGCTGCTCGTGCCGGCGCTGTACGAGACGCAGGTCCGGGAGGCGACGGACGTCGCCGAGGTCCGGACGTGGAGCGACGGCGACGACCCGGTCGCGGCGACCCGCGACCTGCTCGCCGACCGGGGGCTCGACGGCGGGCGGCTCCTCGTCGACGACACGATGTGGGCGCGGTTCTCGCAGGACCTCCGCGCGGCGGCCCCCGGCGCGACGTGGGGGCTGGCGAGCGAGGCGCTCGCGGACCTCCGGGTCAGGAAGGACGAGGCCGAACTGGCGGCGCTGCGCGAGGCAGCGGCGGTCGCAGACGCCGTCGTCGAGGACCTCCGCGAACTGGGCGCGGACGCGGTCGGGATGACCGAAGCCGAACTCGCCGACCGGATCGCGGACCGGCTGGCCGCACGCGGGGGGCGCGGGGTCAGCTTCGAGACGGTCGTCGCGGCCGGCGAGAACGGCGCGAAGCCGCACCACGGCCACGGCGACCGCGAGGTCCGGGCGGGCGAGCCGGTCGTCCTCGACTTCGGGACGCGCGTCGACGGCTACCCCTCCGACCAGACCCGAACGCTCGTCTTCGGCGGGGAGCCGCCCGAGGAGTACCGGGAGGTCCACGAGGTCGTGCGCGAGGCGCAGGCCGCCGGGGTCGAGGCGGTCGAACCCGGCGTTCCCGCGTCCGCCGTCGACCGCGCCGCACGCGAGGTGATCGAGGCGGCGGGGTACGGCGACGCGTTCGTTCACCGGACCGGCCACGGGGTGGGGCTGGAGGTCCACGAGGAGCCGTACCTCGTCGCCGGCAACGACCGCCGGCTGGAGCCGGGGATGGTGTGCTCCGTCGAGCCGGGGATCTACCTCGACGGGCGGTTCGGCTGCCGGATCGAGGACCTCGTCGTCGTCACGGAGGACGGCTGCGAGCGGCTGAACCGGACCGACCGCGGCTGGGAGACGGGCGGCGAGAGCGGCGGCTCGTCGGCGCGGTGA
- a CDS encoding transcriptional regulator: MSRTALIGNVTAMLEDAGFLVSDRCAVRPKSFDVAARRDEDLLLLKILGNVDALDAETGAEMRRLGEYLRGTPMVIGVRTRDEELKPGVVYFRHGVPVINPDTAYDLFVEGMPPLIYAAPGGLYVSLDGDLLADEREERGWSLGRLATELGVSRRTVSKYEDGMNASIEVAIQLEELFDQPFSSPVDVLEGADDVRDAEPTPSAPEADPDDEHVLHVLTSAGFTVHPTARAPFKAVSEDDDSPETRVLTGHSAFTAAAEKRARIMSSIGEVAQTRSVYFTEEDEKRESVDGTALVSCEELADVTDPEEIRELIRDRARAPSEA, encoded by the coding sequence ATGTCCCGGACTGCGCTCATCGGGAACGTCACCGCGATGCTGGAGGACGCAGGGTTCCTCGTCAGCGACCGGTGTGCGGTCCGGCCCAAGAGCTTCGACGTGGCGGCCCGGCGCGACGAGGACCTCCTCCTGTTGAAGATACTCGGCAACGTCGACGCGCTCGACGCGGAGACCGGCGCGGAGATGCGCCGGCTCGGCGAGTACCTCAGGGGAACGCCGATGGTGATCGGGGTCCGCACCCGCGACGAGGAGCTGAAGCCCGGCGTCGTCTACTTCAGACACGGCGTGCCGGTGATCAACCCGGACACCGCCTACGACCTGTTCGTCGAGGGGATGCCGCCGCTCATCTACGCGGCCCCCGGCGGCCTGTACGTCAGCCTCGACGGCGACCTCCTCGCGGACGAGCGCGAGGAGCGCGGCTGGTCGCTCGGCCGCCTCGCGACCGAACTCGGCGTCTCCCGACGCACCGTCTCGAAGTACGAGGACGGGATGAACGCCTCCATCGAGGTGGCGATCCAGTTAGAAGAGCTGTTCGATCAGCCGTTCTCCAGCCCGGTCGACGTGCTGGAGGGCGCGGACGATGTCCGCGACGCAGAGCCGACGCCGTCCGCGCCCGAGGCGGACCCCGACGACGAACACGTCCTCCACGTGCTCACGAGCGCCGGCTTCACCGTCCACCCGACCGCCCGCGCGCCGTTCAAGGCGGTCTCCGAGGACGACGACAGCCCCGAGACGCGCGTGCTCACCGGCCACTCGGCGTTCACCGCCGCGGCCGAGAAGCGCGCCCGGATCATGTCCTCCATCGGCGAGGTGGCCCAGACCCGCTCGGTGTACTTCACCGAGGAGGACGAGAAGCGCGAGTCGGTCGACGGAACGGCCCTCGTCTCCTGCGAGGAACTCGCCGACGTCACCGACCCCGAGGAGATCCGCGAGCTGATCCGCGACCGCGCCCGCGCGCCGTCGGAGGCCTGA
- a CDS encoding tRNA(Ile)(2)-agmatinylcytidine synthase produces the protein MPIVAVDDTDSRERGMCTTYVATRIAERLAAAGGRVRRRLLVRLNPAVKHKTRGNAAVALHVTGVEAERAAAVAVEAVDEFAAASDPRTSPGVVVADRGVAGDPFGPTGSPIPDAVAEFARRALRERLSVAEAVELADEHDFRHAAVGSAGGAGEGESVAGRGRVGALAAVGAPAAFDDWTVERISYRELDRCGTPRDVDVESVFAAAEEGYPTVWDTVDRETGAAVCVPNAPGPILHGIRGDDADACRAVAAAIDGEAVDRAATFLTNQGTDAHLAPGRIGDLRDGAGYRVAGVVAGAPETRRGGHVHVAVADDRGGGDRGREGDGADTDALRAVAFAPTGRFRDRVRSLRPGDRVTLCGEHEVRADADGPASTLKLEKFAVRDLVRTEPAVPTCPDCGRSMSSAGRDQGYRCRDCGTRAAGKVETPVDRDLDPGWYEVPPSARRHVAKPLVRGGFDAPTHPER, from the coding sequence ATGCCGATCGTCGCCGTCGACGACACCGACTCCCGCGAGCGCGGGATGTGCACGACGTACGTGGCGACGCGGATCGCGGAGCGGCTCGCGGCCGCCGGCGGCCGGGTCCGGCGACGCCTCCTCGTCCGCCTGAACCCGGCCGTGAAACACAAGACCCGGGGGAACGCCGCGGTCGCGCTCCACGTCACCGGCGTCGAGGCGGAGCGGGCCGCGGCGGTGGCCGTCGAGGCGGTCGACGAGTTCGCCGCCGCGTCGGACCCGCGGACCTCCCCGGGCGTGGTCGTCGCCGACCGCGGCGTCGCGGGCGACCCCTTCGGCCCGACCGGCTCGCCGATTCCGGACGCGGTCGCCGAGTTCGCCCGGCGGGCGCTCCGCGAGCGCCTCTCCGTCGCGGAGGCGGTCGAGCTGGCAGACGAACACGACTTCCGGCACGCCGCGGTCGGGTCCGCGGGCGGCGCGGGCGAGGGCGAGTCGGTCGCCGGCCGGGGGCGGGTCGGCGCGCTGGCCGCGGTGGGCGCGCCCGCCGCGTTCGACGACTGGACGGTCGAGCGGATCTCCTACCGCGAACTCGACCGCTGCGGGACGCCCCGCGACGTCGACGTCGAGAGCGTCTTCGCCGCCGCCGAGGAGGGGTATCCGACCGTCTGGGACACCGTCGACCGGGAGACCGGCGCTGCCGTCTGCGTCCCAAACGCCCCCGGCCCGATCCTCCACGGGATCCGGGGCGACGACGCCGACGCGTGCCGGGCGGTCGCGGCCGCGATCGACGGCGAGGCGGTCGACCGCGCCGCGACGTTCCTGACGAACCAGGGGACCGACGCCCACCTCGCGCCGGGGCGGATCGGCGACCTGCGCGACGGCGCGGGCTACCGCGTCGCGGGCGTCGTCGCGGGGGCGCCGGAGACGAGACGGGGGGGTCACGTCCACGTCGCGGTCGCGGACGACCGGGGCGGAGGCGACCGTGGACGGGAGGGCGACGGGGCGGACACCGACGCCCTCCGCGCCGTCGCGTTCGCGCCCACCGGCCGGTTCCGCGACCGGGTCCGGTCGCTGCGCCCCGGCGACCGCGTCACCCTCTGCGGCGAACACGAGGTGCGGGCGGACGCCGACGGACCGGCGAGCACCCTGAAACTGGAGAAGTTCGCCGTCCGCGACCTCGTTCGGACCGAGCCCGCCGTGCCGACCTGTCCCGACTGCGGGCGCTCGATGTCCTCGGCGGGGCGGGATCAGGGGTACCGGTGTCGGGACTGCGGGACGCGCGCGGCGGGGAAAGTCGAGACGCCGGTCGACCGCGACCTCGACCCGGGCTGGTACGAGGTGCCGCCGAGCGCGCGCCGCCACGTCGCGAAGCCGCTCGTCCGCGGCGGGTTCGACGCGCCGACGCACCCGGAGCGGTGA
- the ahaH gene encoding ATP synthase archaeal subunit H has translation MARPEVLNSIKEAEREADEIIADAESDAEERLAEARNRADEIRAEAEEEADSEAQERLETAREEIEERREEILESGRSDRDELEREARDRVESAVDYAVERFEAAVHEEAEEAVDAQA, from the coding sequence ATGGCGAGACCAGAGGTGCTCAACTCGATCAAGGAGGCCGAACGGGAGGCGGACGAGATCATCGCGGACGCTGAATCGGACGCCGAAGAGCGCCTCGCCGAGGCTCGTAACCGCGCGGACGAGATCCGCGCCGAGGCCGAGGAGGAGGCTGACTCCGAGGCCCAAGAGCGGCTCGAAACGGCCCGAGAGGAGATCGAGGAGCGGCGCGAGGAGATCCTCGAATCGGGGCGTTCGGACCGCGACGAGCTCGAACGCGAGGCCCGCGACCGTGTGGAATCGGCCGTCGACTACGCCGTCGAACGGTTCGAGGCGGCGGTTCACGAGGAGGCCGAGGAGGCGGTGGATGCTCAGGCCTGA
- a CDS encoding DUF5789 family protein, with protein sequence MSDTDADEGDDEAEAEPAVELGEGPDVAGEPVARVASRLTWPATRSDVREQEGDAEIRTPDGPRGLDDVLADSEVPLFESRSEFVRAVEDVVGRSPVATE encoded by the coding sequence ATGAGTGACACCGATGCGGACGAGGGTGACGACGAGGCCGAGGCGGAGCCGGCCGTCGAACTCGGCGAGGGACCGGACGTTGCCGGCGAGCCGGTCGCCCGCGTCGCGTCGCGGCTCACCTGGCCCGCGACGCGCAGCGACGTCCGGGAACAGGAGGGCGACGCCGAGATCCGGACGCCCGACGGCCCCCGCGGGCTCGACGACGTGCTCGCCGACAGCGAGGTCCCGCTGTTCGAGAGCCGGAGCGAGTTCGTCCGGGCGGTGGAGGACGTCGTCGGTCGCAGTCCGGTCGCGACCGAGTAG
- a CDS encoding P-loop NTPase, with translation MATVYAVASAKGGVGKTTTTAALATILAESGADVVAIDADLGMANLASAVGVTPGETTVHDVLAGEAEPAAAVREGPSGLRVVPGATHLDAYAAADPSGLRQVVEAFDDADFVFVDAGAGLSHDSTLPLAIADETLLVSTPERSALGDTEKTRQLTERLGGTVAGAAITRVTDDTDEVVTALLDAPVLGRIPDDEAVGRAAAANRPLSAVAADAPATRAYRDLARALTGVDVAGAGLDGPAAEAASGARSGDGVDDGDGSGIDGESGDGDGSDDDEERAVEDETADETDATDGDADDDGPVTDDAVIVDDEPEPAAGDEGGEPSEGDEGTPAPDDDRPADEDDIIVADPDATGVTEPGDGDDIIVASEDEADADAVDDDVTDAGDAEAAGAGHAEAAEAESADADPTNAESADVEPTDADEATDTGRDEDDAESVTEDRGSVGDEDAETGADAGTETGEDDDSDAIPDADETARATAAERTESDDDIEDELAGSIPFRDDDTGTMNTVLSEEAEGGDDPDGSADDDGDGTTADDDEDDGDGEDGGFFSRLLGR, from the coding sequence ATGGCAACGGTGTATGCGGTCGCGTCGGCGAAAGGTGGGGTCGGAAAGACCACCACGACCGCCGCGCTGGCGACGATCCTGGCGGAGTCGGGGGCCGACGTCGTCGCGATCGACGCCGACCTCGGCATGGCGAACCTCGCGAGCGCCGTCGGGGTCACGCCCGGCGAGACCACGGTTCACGACGTGCTCGCGGGCGAGGCCGAGCCCGCCGCGGCGGTCCGCGAGGGCCCGTCCGGGCTCCGGGTCGTGCCGGGCGCGACGCACCTCGACGCGTACGCGGCCGCGGACCCGTCGGGACTTCGTCAGGTTGTCGAGGCGTTCGACGACGCCGATTTCGTGTTCGTCGACGCCGGCGCGGGGCTGTCGCACGACTCCACGCTCCCGCTGGCGATCGCCGACGAGACGCTGCTCGTCTCGACGCCGGAGCGGAGCGCCCTCGGCGACACCGAGAAGACGCGACAGCTGACCGAGCGCCTCGGCGGGACGGTCGCCGGTGCCGCGATCACCCGCGTGACCGACGACACGGACGAGGTCGTCACCGCCCTGCTCGACGCTCCCGTTCTCGGTCGGATCCCGGACGACGAGGCCGTGGGGCGGGCCGCGGCCGCGAACCGCCCCCTGTCAGCCGTCGCGGCCGACGCGCCGGCGACGCGGGCGTACCGCGACTTGGCCCGGGCGCTGACCGGCGTCGACGTCGCCGGGGCCGGACTCGACGGCCCCGCGGCCGAGGCGGCGAGCGGGGCGCGTTCCGGTGACGGCGTAGACGACGGCGACGGGAGCGGAATCGACGGGGAAAGCGGAGACGGCGACGGGAGCGACGACGACGAGGAGCGCGCGGTCGAGGACGAGACCGCCGACGAAACGGACGCGACGGACGGCGACGCGGACGACGACGGTCCGGTGACCGACGACGCGGTGATCGTCGACGACGAACCGGAGCCGGCGGCCGGCGACGAGGGAGGAGAGCCCTCTGAGGGGGACGAGGGGACGCCCGCTCCCGACGACGACCGACCGGCGGACGAGGACGACATCATCGTCGCGGACCCCGATGCGACTGGGGTGACGGAGCCGGGCGACGGCGACGACATCATCGTCGCGAGCGAGGACGAGGCCGACGCCGATGCGGTGGACGACGATGTTACGGACGCGGGCGACGCCGAAGCGGCCGGGGCGGGCCACGCCGAAGCGGCCGAGGCCGAGTCCGCCGACGCCGATCCGACCAACGCCGAGTCCGCCGATGTCGAACCGACCGACGCCGACGAGGCCACGGACACCGGTCGCGACGAGGACGACGCCGAGAGCGTGACAGAGGACCGCGGGAGCGTCGGCGACGAGGACGCCGAGACCGGAGCGGACGCTGGCACCGAGACCGGCGAGGACGACGACTCCGACGCGATCCCGGACGCGGACGAGACCGCGCGGGCGACGGCGGCCGAGCGGACCGAGTCGGACGACGACATCGAGGACGAACTGGCCGGCAGCATTCCGTTCCGCGACGACGACACCGGGACGATGAACACCGTGCTGTCGGAGGAGGCGGAGGGCGGCGACGACCCCGACGGGAGCGCGGACGACGACGGCGACGGGACGACGGCGGACGACGACGAGGACGACGGAGACGGGGAGGACGGCGGGTTCTTCAGCCGGCTACTCGGTCGGTAG